The Gammaproteobacteria bacterium genome contains a region encoding:
- a CDS encoding TlpA disulfide reductase family protein: MRRNLLAAVTALGAVVMLFSAAGAQERGEIGIAVGETPATPTIENLDGEPVNLADYVGERPLLLEFWASWCEQCEALQPSMDAAFERYGDEVGFLAVAVAVAQTQRAVRRHLERHAIRFPMLWDTRGNATRAFLAPATAYVVILDAEGTVAYTGIGPQQDIVQAVGDVLAAEASTGR; encoded by the coding sequence GTGAGACGGAATCTTCTGGCGGCGGTGACGGCGCTCGGCGCCGTCGTGATGCTCTTCAGCGCCGCGGGCGCGCAGGAACGGGGCGAGATCGGCATCGCCGTGGGCGAGACGCCGGCGACCCCCACCATCGAGAACCTCGACGGGGAACCCGTCAACCTCGCGGACTACGTTGGCGAGCGGCCCCTCCTGCTCGAGTTCTGGGCCAGTTGGTGCGAGCAGTGCGAGGCGCTGCAGCCCAGCATGGACGCCGCCTTCGAACGCTACGGCGACGAGGTCGGGTTCCTCGCTGTCGCGGTGGCCGTGGCCCAGACCCAGCGGGCGGTGCGCCGGCACCTCGAGCGGCACGCCATCCGCTTCCCGATGCTGTGGGACACCCGCGGCAACGCCACGCGCGCCTTCCTGGCGCCGGCGACCGCCTACGTGGTCATCCTGGACGCGGAGGGCACGGTCGCCTACACCGGCATCGGCCCTCAGCAGGACATCGTCCAGGCCGTGGGCGACGTGCTGGCGGCGGAGGCATCGACCGGCAGGTAG
- a CDS encoding sulfite exporter TauE/SafE family protein — protein MSAIWTAAAQIGGISESLSASPLLAMGLLFWAGVLTSLTPCVYPMIPITASVIAGASRDKAPRARIVGLTLTYVTGLAMFYALLGLVAGLSGTLFGTVSANPWVRFATANLLIIFALAMLDVIPVSAPKRLLQWAGGLGGGSYPAVFLLGATSGIVAAPCGAPAFAVVLTWVAATQAGAMGFVYLFVFSLGMTSLLVAVGLFSGTAAWLPKSGAWMVWIKKAAGIIMLGVAEYYLIQTGLVM, from the coding sequence ATGTCAGCCATCTGGACCGCCGCCGCACAGATCGGAGGCATTTCCGAGAGCCTGAGCGCGAGCCCCCTGCTGGCCATGGGGCTGCTCTTCTGGGCCGGCGTCCTCACCAGCCTCACGCCGTGCGTCTACCCGATGATCCCCATCACCGCGTCGGTCATCGCCGGGGCTTCCAGGGACAAGGCGCCGCGGGCGCGCATCGTGGGGCTGACCCTCACCTATGTGACGGGGCTCGCGATGTTCTACGCCCTGCTCGGTCTGGTGGCAGGGCTGAGCGGTACCCTCTTCGGCACGGTGAGCGCGAACCCCTGGGTGCGCTTCGCCACCGCCAACCTGCTCATCATCTTCGCGCTGGCCATGCTGGACGTGATCCCGGTGAGCGCGCCCAAGCGCTTGCTGCAGTGGGCGGGAGGGCTGGGCGGCGGGTCCTACCCGGCGGTCTTCCTGCTCGGCGCCACCTCCGGCATCGTGGCCGCACCCTGCGGCGCCCCCGCCTTCGCCGTGGTTCTCACCTGGGTGGCGGCGACCCAGGCCGGCGCCATGGGGTTCGTCTACCTCTTCGTGTTCTCGCTGGGGATGACCTCGCTGCTGGTTGCAGTCGGGCTCTTCTCGGGCACCGCTGCCTGGCTGCCCAAGTCCGGAGCATGGATGGTATGGATCAAGAAGGCGGCGGGTATCATTATGCTGGGTGTGGCGGAGTACTACCTGATTCAAACGGGACTGGTGATGTGA
- a CDS encoding FAD-binding oxidoreductase: protein MSVEALEDASAVRDDEGGKEPEDGEANRGDARAMNGGAAPVGRATEAGGAPVVAPQTVRELSNLMARASRDGRQVRFIGNATSLRPGYLDGPVDLVVSTRALDTVHAYDPADLTLTADAGVSLGQLERLTGDQGQWLPLDPPARARRSLGGVLASGAYGPLQGKFGTPRDHVLGLTLVTGDGRVLELGGRVVKNVAGYDLVKLAVGSGGRLGIVTSATVRLHPLPVRDVTLLYQTPRLALTVVLARSLATAPVRIPALELLAGHGEEPTVAVRLLGSPEAVAESERILNARVGRNASGRLEGEASARWFAALERFEDDAAAVARVSHLPSRLGDLVEPAVECGTVAAHVSLGVLRVTVGGPGASAAAAFDALNRLRDGVAEAGATFRVSRANIPRWPAPEPATAPGVLAVTRGIVDSFDPAGVLSRPAS from the coding sequence ATGAGCGTGGAAGCGCTGGAAGACGCGTCCGCGGTGCGCGATGACGAGGGCGGGAAGGAGCCCGAGGACGGCGAGGCCAACCGCGGCGATGCGCGCGCAATGAACGGCGGAGCTGCGCCGGTCGGCCGGGCGACGGAGGCTGGCGGCGCTCCCGTGGTGGCGCCGCAGACGGTCCGAGAACTGAGCAACCTGATGGCGCGCGCGTCCCGCGACGGACGGCAGGTGCGCTTCATCGGCAATGCCACCTCCCTCCGCCCCGGTTACCTGGACGGACCGGTGGACCTGGTGGTAAGCACGCGCGCGCTGGACACGGTCCACGCCTACGACCCCGCCGACCTGACCCTCACTGCGGACGCCGGGGTCTCCCTCGGCCAACTGGAACGGCTGACCGGCGACCAGGGCCAGTGGCTCCCCCTCGACCCGCCCGCGCGGGCCCGGCGGAGCCTTGGAGGCGTGCTGGCGAGCGGGGCTTACGGGCCGCTGCAGGGCAAGTTCGGCACCCCCCGCGACCACGTCCTCGGCCTGACGCTGGTGACCGGCGACGGGCGCGTGCTCGAGCTGGGCGGGCGGGTGGTCAAGAACGTCGCCGGCTACGACCTGGTGAAGCTCGCGGTGGGGAGCGGCGGGCGGCTCGGGATCGTTACCTCCGCGACCGTGCGCCTGCACCCGTTGCCGGTCCGGGATGTGACCCTCCTCTATCAGACCCCCCGCCTCGCGCTGACCGTGGTGCTGGCCCGCTCGCTCGCCACCGCCCCGGTGCGCATCCCGGCGCTGGAGCTGCTGGCCGGCCACGGCGAGGAGCCGACCGTCGCCGTGCGCCTGCTCGGCTCGCCCGAGGCGGTCGCGGAATCGGAGCGCATCCTCAACGCCCGCGTGGGACGGAACGCCAGCGGGCGCCTGGAGGGCGAGGCATCGGCTCGGTGGTTCGCGGCGCTGGAGCGCTTCGAGGACGACGCGGCCGCCGTGGCGCGCGTCAGCCACCTGCCCTCGCGCCTGGGCGACCTGGTGGAGCCGGCCGTGGAGTGCGGCACGGTGGCCGCGCACGTGTCGCTGGGGGTGCTGCGGGTGACGGTGGGCGGGCCCGGCGCCTCCGCGGCGGCCGCCTTCGACGCACTCAACCGCCTGCGTGACGGCGTCGCGGAGGCCGGCGCGACCTTCCGGGTCTCGCGCGCGAACATCCCCCGGTGGCCCGCCCCCGAACCCGCCACCGCTCCGGGCGTCCTCGCGGTCACGCGCGGCATCGTGGACAGCTTCGATCCCGCCGGGGTGCTGTCCCGGCCGGCCTCGTAG
- a CDS encoding FAD-binding protein has product MIAKAPRLSTGLAEELVRILGDDAVITDPARLMVYESDGLTAYRYPPRAVVLPEDGDETARVVRAITAERVPFVARGSGTGLSGGALAVDGAVVVCTARMNRILELDLHNRRARIQPGVVNAHLTAATQPHGLYYAPDPSSQSACSVGGNVAENSGGPHCLKYGVTSRYIRGLDVVLPDGSRVYLGDRGLDTGELDLAGLFVGSEGCFGIAVEIDVELLPLPQATHTLLGIFERLEDAGRAVTAIIADGLLPAALEIIDQATIRAVEESIFAAGYPTDAAAALVVEFDGIEAGLEAEAARAEAACLECGAREVRRATSADARAALWKGRKKAFGAMGRIAPDLLVQDATVPRTRLPDVLAEIAQIGVRYDLKVANVFHAGDGNLHPNILFDRRDAAEMERVELASKEIMRICVDAGGTITGEHGVGLDKRDYMSLIHSDDTLRAMESVRRVFDPAGLCNPGKVLPDRIRAVDPTGAGAGEAEGARATVPAGATA; this is encoded by the coding sequence GTGATCGCCAAAGCACCGCGCCTGTCGACCGGGCTGGCCGAGGAACTCGTCCGCATCTTGGGCGACGACGCGGTCATCACCGATCCCGCCCGGCTGATGGTGTACGAGTCCGACGGGCTCACCGCCTACCGCTATCCGCCGCGGGCGGTCGTGCTTCCCGAGGACGGAGACGAAACGGCCCGGGTGGTGCGGGCGATCACGGCCGAGCGCGTGCCCTTCGTGGCGCGCGGATCGGGGACGGGCCTCTCCGGGGGCGCGCTCGCGGTCGACGGGGCGGTGGTGGTGTGCACGGCGCGCATGAACCGGATCCTGGAGCTCGACCTGCACAACCGGCGGGCGCGCATCCAGCCCGGCGTGGTGAACGCCCACCTGACGGCGGCGACTCAGCCGCACGGGCTCTACTACGCCCCGGATCCCTCATCACAGAGCGCCTGCTCGGTAGGCGGCAACGTCGCCGAGAACTCGGGCGGGCCCCACTGCCTCAAGTACGGGGTCACCTCCCGCTACATCCGAGGGCTGGACGTGGTGCTGCCGGACGGCAGCCGCGTGTACCTGGGAGACCGCGGGCTGGACACCGGGGAGCTGGACCTCGCGGGGCTGTTCGTGGGATCGGAGGGCTGCTTCGGCATCGCGGTGGAGATCGATGTCGAGCTGCTGCCGCTGCCGCAGGCGACGCACACGCTGCTCGGCATCTTCGAGCGGCTGGAGGACGCGGGGCGGGCGGTGACCGCCATCATCGCCGACGGCCTGCTCCCGGCGGCGCTCGAGATCATCGACCAGGCCACCATCCGGGCCGTGGAGGAGAGCATCTTCGCCGCCGGCTACCCGACCGACGCGGCTGCGGCGCTGGTGGTCGAGTTCGACGGCATCGAGGCGGGGCTCGAGGCCGAGGCCGCGCGGGCGGAGGCGGCGTGCTTGGAGTGCGGGGCGCGCGAGGTGCGCAGGGCCACGTCCGCGGATGCGCGCGCGGCGCTCTGGAAGGGAAGGAAGAAGGCCTTCGGCGCCATGGGGAGGATCGCCCCCGACCTGCTGGTGCAGGACGCAACCGTCCCGCGCACGCGGCTTCCCGATGTCCTGGCCGAGATCGCGCAGATCGGCGTGCGTTACGACCTCAAGGTGGCCAACGTCTTCCACGCCGGAGACGGCAACCTGCACCCCAACATCCTCTTCGACCGGCGCGACGCCGCCGAGATGGAGCGGGTGGAGCTGGCCTCCAAGGAGATCATGCGCATCTGTGTCGACGCCGGGGGCACGATCACCGGTGAACACGGCGTGGGGCTCGACAAGCGCGACTACATGTCGCTGATCCACTCCGACGACACGCTGCGGGCGATGGAGTCGGTGCGCCGCGTCTTCGATCCCGCGGGGCTGTGCAACCCGGGCAAGGTGCTTCCGGACCGGATCCGGGCCGTGGACCCGACGGGCGCGGGCGCGGGCGAGGCTGAGGGCGCGCGGGCGACCGTGCCCGCGGGTGCGACGGCATGA
- a CDS encoding MBL fold metallo-hydrolase gives MTRPRVFTAANPGPFTLDGTRTYIVGREEAAVIDPGPDDPGHLRALRAAVAGARRVAVLVTHDHADHSGCARALADALGAPLLGPCRGADGPLGDGAAVETDQGELLAVDTPGHCAEHLCFHWPRARALFAGDLMLGEGSTTWVGEYPGCVRDYLRSLERIEALAPRVIYSAHGPPIENVPGALAAYREHRLARIEQAGQAQRDHPAATPAQLVTTIYGDDLPPRLRDAAEASIAAMLDYLAGGG, from the coding sequence ATGACCCGCCCTCGCGTCTTCACGGCAGCCAACCCGGGGCCGTTCACCCTCGACGGGACCCGGACGTACATCGTCGGGCGCGAAGAGGCGGCGGTCATCGATCCCGGCCCTGACGATCCCGGCCACCTGCGTGCGCTCCGGGCCGCCGTGGCGGGTGCGCGCCGAGTCGCCGTGCTGGTAACCCACGACCATGCCGACCACTCCGGCTGCGCCCGCGCCCTGGCGGACGCGCTGGGAGCCCCATTGCTCGGGCCGTGCCGGGGCGCGGATGGCCCGCTCGGCGACGGTGCCGCGGTCGAGACCGACCAGGGTGAGTTGCTCGCCGTGGACACGCCGGGGCACTGCGCCGAGCACCTGTGTTTCCATTGGCCGCGCGCGCGGGCGCTGTTCGCGGGCGACCTGATGCTCGGCGAGGGCAGCACAACCTGGGTGGGGGAGTATCCGGGGTGCGTGCGCGACTACCTGCGGTCGCTGGAGCGGATCGAGGCTCTGGCGCCCAGGGTGATCTACTCGGCGCACGGGCCTCCGATCGAGAATGTGCCGGGGGCGCTCGCGGCCTACCGCGAGCATCGCCTTGCCCGCATCGAACAGGCGGGGCAGGCGCAGCGCGATCACCCCGCCGCGACGCCGGCGCAACTGGTGACCACAATCTACGGAGACGACCTGCCGCCGCGGTTGCGCGACGCCGCCGAGGCGAGCATCGCGGCCATGCTCGACTATCTGGCCGGCGGGGGGTAG
- a CDS encoding GAF domain-containing protein translates to MVNTVELLGDLQRLREQGYLSDALLRHAVRGLSRTDNFDWVGVYLLGEDEDELWLHNYIGASTEHAKIPVGTGVCGTAVATGKNQNVPDVGAVDNYLSCNPSVKSELVVLIRAGKEIFGQIDIDSRTPAAFSDDIELAVQMIADKLAEQFVHERR, encoded by the coding sequence ATGGTGAACACCGTTGAATTGCTCGGCGACCTGCAGCGCCTGAGAGAGCAGGGCTACCTGTCGGATGCCCTCCTGCGTCACGCGGTTCGGGGACTTTCCCGGACCGACAACTTCGACTGGGTCGGCGTCTATCTGCTGGGCGAGGACGAGGATGAACTCTGGCTCCACAACTACATCGGGGCCAGCACCGAACACGCGAAGATTCCCGTGGGCACGGGCGTGTGCGGCACCGCCGTGGCGACCGGCAAGAACCAGAACGTGCCCGACGTGGGCGCGGTCGACAACTACCTCTCGTGCAATCCCAGCGTGAAATCCGAGCTCGTGGTCCTGATCCGGGCGGGCAAGGAGATCTTCGGGCAGATCGACATCGACAGCCGTACGCCAGCGGCATTCAGCGACGACATCGAGCTGGCCGTGCAGATGATTGCCGACAAGCTCGCCGAGCAGTTCGTGCACGAGCGACGCTAG
- a CDS encoding mechanosensitive ion channel codes for MPFLPDNWLSLVAGLVILVAAAWIVDWVTTRIVHGAIRRVAARTRSSWDDRVIERKVFARLSHIVPAAIVYYGIGPVLGVTPIEAAAGTESAGLILAWTFARRLSAAVIVMAAAAAFSAFLDAVNDIYVEAFEQSRSRPIKGYLQGVSLLAYLGAGVVAIAILANQSPLVFLSGIGALTAVLMLIFRDTILSLVASIQIMSNDMIRIGDWVSMPQANTDGDVIEIALHTVKIQNWDKTISTIPTHKFISESFKNWRGMTESGGRRIKRSLRVDMNSVRFLSDDEIERLSRYETLQDYMAEARRKIESYNAAKATGEPGIIPEIRRLTNLGTFRFYVLNYLKANPRVSQEMTVLARQLEPGPKGVPIEIYCFSSDTAWANYEGLQADLFDHLIAILPEFGLRAFQEPSGSDFAEAIADRA; via the coding sequence ATGCCCTTCCTCCCCGACAACTGGCTCAGCCTGGTCGCCGGTCTCGTGATCCTCGTCGCCGCGGCGTGGATCGTCGACTGGGTGACCACCCGAATCGTCCACGGCGCGATCCGGCGGGTCGCGGCCCGCACTCGTTCCTCGTGGGACGACCGCGTCATCGAGCGCAAGGTCTTCGCGCGCCTCTCCCACATCGTGCCCGCCGCCATCGTCTACTACGGCATCGGGCCGGTGCTGGGCGTGACCCCGATCGAGGCCGCCGCCGGGACCGAGTCCGCCGGGCTCATTCTGGCCTGGACGTTCGCGCGCCGTCTTTCGGCGGCCGTCATCGTGATGGCCGCGGCCGCGGCGTTCAGCGCCTTTCTCGACGCGGTCAACGACATCTACGTGGAGGCCTTCGAGCAGTCTCGCTCGCGTCCGATCAAGGGCTACCTCCAGGGCGTGAGCCTGCTGGCCTACCTGGGCGCGGGCGTCGTCGCCATCGCGATCCTGGCGAACCAGAGCCCCCTGGTCTTCCTCTCCGGAATCGGCGCGCTCACCGCCGTCCTCATGCTCATCTTCCGCGACACCATCCTGTCGCTGGTGGCGAGCATCCAGATCATGTCCAACGACATGATCCGCATCGGCGACTGGGTGTCGATGCCGCAGGCCAACACCGACGGGGACGTCATCGAGATCGCGCTGCACACGGTCAAGATCCAGAACTGGGACAAGACCATCTCCACCATCCCCACCCACAAGTTCATCAGCGAGTCCTTCAAGAACTGGCGCGGGATGACGGAATCCGGGGGACGGCGCATCAAGCGGTCGCTGCGCGTTGACATGAACTCGGTGCGCTTCCTGAGCGACGACGAAATCGAGCGGCTGTCGCGCTACGAGACGCTGCAGGACTACATGGCCGAGGCGCGGCGCAAGATCGAGAGCTACAACGCCGCCAAGGCCACGGGCGAGCCCGGCATCATCCCGGAGATCCGGCGGCTGACCAACCTCGGAACGTTCCGCTTCTACGTCCTCAACTACCTGAAGGCCAACCCCCGCGTCAGTCAGGAGATGACGGTGCTGGCGCGGCAGCTCGAGCCCGGACCGAAGGGCGTGCCCATCGAGATCTACTGCTTCTCGAGCGACACCGCGTGGGCGAACTACGAGGGGCTCCAGGCCGACCTCTTCGATCATCTGATCGCGATTCTGCCGGAGTTCGGGCTGAGGGCGTTCCAGGAACCCAGCGGGTCGGACTTCGCGGAGGCAATCGCGGATCGCGCGTGA
- a CDS encoding amino acid ABC transporter substrate-binding protein → MPNTRDLAVLWVMLMSTAGCRDAVAPSDEPGPITIAATVSETGIRTRSAGEMGRGYRLAVEMLNEMGGVGGRQIRLVTLDDASDPATAARLYEAFTAADSIDALLGPFGSPITEAVLAVTEAAGWPLIAPLASAPGIWSERDRRWSVQMLDPGPMRFRGMVELAARSGARTVALVYEESTFPVSLAEGIRAAASSHALTIVLDRSYPVGGADHAGLAAAARDASGDLFVGGGYYDDAVGFTEAMAATGYTPFTASLSLGPADPRFVEDVGALARCIAGPTTWTPAVRTSGFIADSETFVRRYQQAHESLPGYHAAGGFGAVELLAEAVEATLTAAGEIDHAAVRDYLFSASTETVLGPYAVYSPGTEQAGGQRALATLQVQWQDDGSGSLVQRIIHPESAAEAEPCFLR, encoded by the coding sequence ATGCCGAATACACGGGACCTGGCAGTGCTCTGGGTGATGCTCATGAGTACGGCGGGCTGCCGCGACGCCGTGGCTCCATCGGATGAACCCGGGCCGATCACAATCGCGGCGACCGTCTCCGAAACCGGGATTCGCACCCGTTCCGCCGGCGAGATGGGAAGGGGCTACCGGCTTGCGGTGGAGATGCTGAATGAGATGGGCGGCGTGGGCGGCCGACAGATCCGCCTGGTGACCCTGGACGACGCGAGCGATCCCGCGACCGCTGCCCGCCTGTACGAGGCGTTCACCGCCGCCGACAGCATCGACGCGCTGCTGGGTCCCTTCGGTTCCCCGATCACCGAGGCGGTGCTGGCCGTGACAGAGGCGGCGGGCTGGCCGCTCATCGCGCCGCTGGCGTCGGCCCCGGGAATCTGGAGCGAGCGCGACCGCCGATGGAGCGTGCAGATGCTCGATCCGGGGCCAATGCGATTCCGCGGCATGGTCGAGCTGGCTGCGCGCAGCGGCGCCCGCACCGTGGCACTCGTCTACGAAGAGAGCACCTTCCCCGTCTCCCTGGCCGAGGGCATTCGGGCGGCCGCGAGCTCACACGCCCTCACGATCGTGCTGGACCGGTCATACCCGGTCGGCGGGGCAGATCATGCGGGCCTCGCAGCGGCGGCCCGCGACGCAAGCGGCGATCTCTTCGTCGGCGGGGGCTACTACGACGATGCCGTCGGCTTCACGGAGGCGATGGCAGCGACCGGGTACACACCATTCACGGCCAGCCTCTCCCTGGGCCCTGCAGATCCCCGGTTCGTGGAGGACGTTGGCGCCCTCGCGCGCTGCATTGCCGGTCCCACGACGTGGACCCCCGCGGTCCGCACGTCCGGCTTCATCGCCGACAGCGAGACCTTCGTTCGGCGCTACCAGCAGGCGCACGAATCGTTGCCCGGCTATCACGCGGCCGGCGGTTTCGGAGCAGTGGAGCTTCTGGCCGAAGCCGTCGAGGCCACGCTGACCGCGGCGGGGGAGATCGATCACGCAGCCGTTCGGGACTACCTGTTCTCGGCGTCTACGGAAACGGTGCTGGGCCCATACGCGGTTTACTCGCCAGGAACCGAACAAGCCGGAGGACAGCGCGCCCTGGCGACCCTGCAGGTCCAGTGGCAGGACGATGGCTCCGGCAGTCTGGTCCAGCGCATCATCCATCCGGAGTCGGCAGCGGAAGCCGAACCGTGCTTCCTCAGGTAA
- a CDS encoding BlaI/MecI/CopY family transcriptional regulator: protein MSDLPPLSRRERQVVDILYESGGATAVQIRERMADPPTDSAVRSILRILINKGHLTRELDGPRYVYAPTTPVPRASRSAMRRVLSTFFGGSVEGAVATLLKLREGDLTSAERERIKAMIDEAAEEGR from the coding sequence GTGAGCGACCTTCCCCCGCTGAGCAGGCGAGAACGTCAGGTGGTGGACATCCTCTACGAGTCGGGCGGCGCGACCGCCGTCCAGATCCGGGAGCGCATGGCAGACCCGCCGACGGACTCGGCCGTGCGCTCGATCCTGCGCATCCTGATCAACAAGGGGCATCTGACCCGGGAGCTGGACGGTCCCCGCTACGTCTATGCTCCGACGACGCCGGTCCCGCGCGCGAGCCGCTCGGCCATGCGTCGCGTCCTGTCAACGTTCTTCGGCGGTTCCGTCGAGGGCGCGGTCGCCACGCTCCTGAAGCTCAGGGAAGGCGATCTGACCTCGGCCGAACGCGAGCGCATCAAGGCGATGATCGATGAAGCCGCGGAGGAGGGACGGTGA
- a CDS encoding SDR family NAD(P)-dependent oxidoreductase: MSLEGRNAIVTGAARGIGAACALAFARHGASVVLGDVLEADCAETARRIRDETRASAVAIRADVSLEEDCAGLLDACTERFGDCDILLNNAGIIVPGSILDGTVEDFDRVLSVNLRGTWLMSRLAARHMVERGIRGAIVNMSSTNAVVTIPNQLAYAVSKGGVAQLTKVMAMALAPHDIRVNAIGPGSIATRMLDEVMADEEARRTILSRTPMGRVGEPEEVASVAVFLASDYASYLTGETIYPDGGRLALNYTVPLRGDG; the protein is encoded by the coding sequence ATCTCACTCGAGGGCAGGAATGCAATCGTAACGGGCGCGGCGAGGGGCATCGGGGCCGCGTGCGCGCTGGCGTTTGCGCGCCACGGGGCGAGCGTGGTGCTCGGAGACGTGCTGGAGGCAGACTGTGCCGAAACCGCGCGCCGCATTCGCGACGAGACGCGGGCGTCTGCCGTGGCGATTCGGGCGGACGTGAGCCTGGAGGAGGATTGCGCCGGATTGCTCGACGCCTGCACCGAGCGTTTCGGGGACTGCGACATCCTCCTTAACAACGCCGGCATTATCGTCCCGGGGTCGATTCTGGACGGCACCGTGGAGGACTTCGATCGCGTGCTCTCGGTGAACCTTCGGGGGACCTGGCTGATGTCGCGGCTCGCGGCCCGCCACATGGTCGAGCGGGGCATCAGGGGCGCGATCGTCAACATGTCTTCCACGAACGCGGTGGTGACCATCCCGAACCAACTCGCGTACGCGGTCTCCAAGGGCGGCGTGGCGCAGCTCACCAAGGTGATGGCGATGGCGCTCGCGCCGCACGACATACGGGTCAACGCCATCGGGCCGGGCTCCATTGCCACGAGGATGCTGGACGAGGTGATGGCGGACGAGGAGGCCCGGCGCACGATCCTGTCGCGCACGCCGATGGGGCGGGTCGGGGAACCCGAAGAGGTGGCGAGCGTGGCGGTCTTCCTGGCCAGCGACTACGCGTCCTACCTCACCGGTGAGACCATCTACCCGGACGGTGGCCGGCTGGCGCTGAACTACACGGTTCCGCTGCGCGGCGATGGCTGA
- a CDS encoding hydantoinase B/oxoprolinase family protein, with protein sequence MIWSRLLSVVEEQARTLVRTAFSTPVREAGDLSAGVFDLSGRMLAQAVTGTPGHVNAMAESVGFFLRDHPVQTLLDGDVLITNDPWEGTGHLNDFTVVTPAFVSGRPVALFAATSHIADVGGRGFGADANQVFEEGVRIPIGYLMRAGRVDGTLIRLVRANVRDPDVAQGDLYSLAACNRTGCERLAAMMAEFGLDSLDPLAEMIVSASRRAMLARIRVLRPGTYRSRMRIDGYDHDLDLVCALTVSRDGIRIDFDGTSPMSPRGINVPLTYTRAYASFGVRCVVGSDVPNNAGSLSAISVGAPSGSILNAPAPAAVAARHAIGQMLPDVVLGCLEQALEPGSVPAEGASCLWNPVLLGGPGLTGSYPYRAEPFVVNPFHTGGTGARPGKDGLSATAFPSGVRSTPVEITETVAPLIFWRKEYIPDSGGPGEFRGGLGQVMEISHASGEPFAISKMFERVRNPARGRAGGRDGALGRVHVPNLGMLRAKGREVVPPGHRIVLETPGGGGLGDPRRRSRERVHEDVVDGYVTAGSAGKDYGLHRGDEPG encoded by the coding sequence ATCATATGGAGCCGCCTGCTCTCGGTTGTGGAAGAGCAGGCCCGCACCTTGGTGCGCACGGCCTTTTCCACACCGGTCCGGGAGGCGGGCGATCTCTCCGCAGGTGTATTCGACCTGTCCGGGCGAATGCTCGCCCAGGCCGTCACCGGCACCCCCGGACACGTCAACGCGATGGCGGAATCGGTTGGCTTTTTCTTGCGCGATCATCCCGTTCAGACCCTCCTCGACGGCGACGTCCTCATCACCAACGACCCATGGGAGGGCACGGGCCACCTCAACGACTTCACCGTCGTAACCCCGGCCTTCGTGTCAGGACGCCCGGTGGCCCTCTTCGCCGCAACCAGCCACATCGCCGACGTGGGCGGCCGCGGCTTCGGCGCCGACGCCAACCAGGTTTTCGAGGAAGGCGTGCGCATTCCCATCGGCTACCTGATGCGCGCCGGCCGCGTGGACGGCACCCTTATTCGCCTCGTCCGCGCCAACGTGCGGGACCCCGACGTGGCTCAGGGCGACCTCTACTCCCTCGCCGCCTGCAACCGCACCGGTTGCGAACGTCTGGCGGCGATGATGGCCGAATTCGGACTCGACTCGCTGGATCCGCTGGCGGAGATGATCGTCTCGGCGTCCCGTCGCGCCATGCTGGCGCGCATCCGCGTCCTGCGTCCGGGCACCTATCGCAGCCGCATGCGCATCGACGGCTACGACCACGACCTCGACCTCGTCTGCGCCCTCACCGTCTCCCGCGACGGCATCCGCATCGACTTCGACGGCACCTCGCCCATGTCCCCACGCGGCATCAACGTGCCCCTGACCTATACGCGAGCATACGCGTCCTTTGGCGTTCGCTGCGTCGTGGGCTCCGACGTTCCCAACAATGCGGGGTCCCTCAGCGCGATCTCGGTGGGTGCCCCGAGCGGGTCGATCCTGAACGCTCCTGCGCCTGCCGCCGTCGCCGCCCGCCACGCCATCGGCCAGATGCTGCCCGACGTGGTGCTGGGGTGCCTGGAGCAGGCCCTGGAACCGGGATCCGTACCTGCCGAAGGCGCCTCATGCCTCTGGAACCCGGTGCTGCTCGGTGGTCCAGGCCTGACCGGCTCCTACCCGTACCGCGCGGAGCCCTTCGTGGTGAATCCGTTCCACACCGGGGGCACCGGCGCGCGCCCGGGCAAGGACGGGCTCTCGGCCACCGCCTTCCCCTCCGGCGTCCGCAGCACGCCCGTCGAAATCACCGAGACTGTCGCGCCGCTCATCTTCTGGAGGAAGGAATACATCCCCGATTCCGGCGGCCCCGGCGAGTTCCGTGGCGGCCTGGGCCAGGTCATGGAGATATCCCATGCCTCCGGCGAACCCTTCGCCATCTCCAAGATGTTCGAACGAGTCCGCAACCCTGCCCGGGGACGCGCGGGCGGCCGCGACGGCGCGCTGGGACGGGTCCATGTGCCCAACCTGGGGATGCTCCGCGCCAAGGGCCGTGAAGTAGTGCCGCCGGGACACCGCATCGTACTGGAAACGCCCGGCGGCGGCGGTCTCGGCGACCCGCGGCGGCGTTCCCGCGAGCGTGTCCACGAAGACGTGGTCGACGGCTATGTAACGGCAGGCTCAGCAGGGAAGGACTACGGACTTCACCGTGGAGACGAGCCCGGCTAG